A single window of Williamwhitmania sp. DNA harbors:
- a CDS encoding J domain-containing protein — MKDYYAILGIAPSAEEVVIRAAWKALSQRYHPDRYVGDVSKANARMVEINEAYSILSDPIRRQTYDKSRSGKEGDFAEWVHEEEAGQATNSFDPLEKDWALAVDFYPDLVSINNRLSKISSMLAFSYRASLLERKAFEKRKSFAEKAEESFLESYFGSNKKIVDFALELILAGNKAAAKALNDSIRVLGSEVSPNRVIKKICKDFNFETEEMKSDAERMKWGEEKREKTNAWNNAVEVGSNESPFLPWGVSILIFAIFVIIVTLSIIH; from the coding sequence ATGAAGGATTATTATGCCATATTAGGTATTGCACCCTCTGCAGAGGAGGTCGTTATCCGTGCTGCTTGGAAGGCTTTGTCACAGCGTTATCACCCCGATCGGTATGTTGGAGATGTCTCAAAAGCTAATGCACGGATGGTAGAAATCAACGAGGCTTACAGTATCCTTTCAGACCCAATTCGACGTCAAACTTATGACAAGTCAAGGAGTGGTAAAGAGGGAGACTTCGCAGAATGGGTTCATGAAGAAGAAGCAGGTCAAGCCACAAACAGTTTTGATCCACTCGAGAAAGATTGGGCTTTGGCAGTTGACTTTTATCCAGATTTGGTAAGCATCAATAATAGACTATCAAAAATATCGAGCATGTTGGCTTTCAGTTATCGTGCTTCATTGCTTGAACGCAAGGCTTTTGAAAAACGAAAATCATTTGCTGAAAAAGCGGAGGAATCATTCTTGGAATCATACTTTGGTAGCAACAAAAAAATTGTTGATTTTGCACTTGAGTTGATATTGGCCGGGAATAAAGCTGCCGCAAAAGCTCTTAATGATTCCATTCGAGTATTAGGTAGCGAAGTTTCACCAAACAGGGTTATAAAAAAAATCTGCAAGGACTTTAATTTCGAAACAGAAGAAATGAAGAGTGATGCTGAAAGAATGAAGTGGGGTGAGGAAAAAAGGGAGAAGACAAATGCATGGAATAATGCAGTAGAAGTAGGAAGTAATGAGAGTCCTTTTCTACCTTGGGGAGTTTCGATATTAATATTTGCCATATTTGTAATCATTGTAACGCTTTCAATCATTCATTGA